GTGGGGTAGTAAAGGACGTAAATCATCATAGGAAATAATGCCGAAATTCATTATCGTTGGTAGCGGCAAACTACAATCAATTAAGGTGGTTCTAATGCCATATTTAGGTTTACCCCCATCGACAATTAAACTAACATCTTTACCGAATAAATCTTGTGCAGTTTTTGCATTAGTTGCTCTATAGTCACCCCCCAAACTTGCTGTGCCAGAGACAATGGGAAAAGGACATCTATTCACTAGATTGTAAATAAAATCATCAGGACAAGAAACGAAAATAGTATTATGTCCAGCAGTTACTGTTTCAGGTAAATTATTGCGGTGAGGAATAATCACACTAATCGGGTAAGGAAATTGATTAACTAATATTTGAGCATCTTTACTTAAATTGCTATATTCAGAAATTCTCTCTTGATTGGAAAGCAAAACTAGAGGTTTTCTGGGATTCCATCGTTTTAACTCATGAATCTTATTTGCTGAATTTTCATTTAAACCATTGGCTAAAAAGATATAGACAATATCTGTGTGTAAAATGACAATTTCTCCTTTATTTAAAACATCGATGATT
This is a stretch of genomic DNA from Cyanobacterium aponinum PCC 10605. It encodes these proteins:
- a CDS encoding L-threonylcarbamoyladenylate synthase: MSQICPKSVNIIPQIIDVLNKGEIVILHTDIVYIFLANGLNENSANKIHELKRWNPRKPLVLLSNQERISEYSNLSKDAQILVNQFPYPISVIIPHRNNLPETVTAGHNTIFVSCPDDFIYNLVNRCPFPIVSGTASLGGDYRATNAKTAQDLFGKDVSLIVDGGKPKYGIRTTLIDCSLPLPTIMNFGIISYDDLRPLLPHIELPSHLRK